A single window of Candidatus Neomarinimicrobiota bacterium DNA harbors:
- a CDS encoding substrate-binding domain-containing protein, producing the protein MMMSLLRKIREQLYWNDPSYRIPFILFICMLLVVAVVVFCFAVNSYSETEPDTVLIYCFSAMEDVMEEAILPAFQNYWYENTGQKVKFITTYSGSGLISSRTILRFKAQIIILASVVDAYQLSLTKIVTHNIWENLPEGGKLCYTPIILYSKKELGVSEIALEDLDFAELNIMITDPVSSGAGQWALLALYGSLLRSGATELEATTYLTEVLDNVMISSLNAKAAFVDFANSNADLLLTYEAFGSSAHSGGQQSALSVYPIRTIMAEPVVVPVSRNIWDKEQPLLDSFIQYLWSWEAQTLLMDYGFRVHYEDFQNNIRQIDSQDIFRSDSLGDPQILLEKIIDPLNHLNLKQFSAQ; encoded by the coding sequence ATGATGATGAGTTTATTGCGAAAAATTCGTGAACAACTCTATTGGAATGATCCAAGTTACCGAATTCCATTTATTTTGTTTATCTGCATGCTTTTAGTTGTTGCTGTGGTCGTGTTTTGCTTTGCGGTAAACAGCTATTCTGAAACTGAGCCGGATACTGTGTTAATCTATTGCTTTAGTGCCATGGAAGACGTGATGGAGGAGGCTATTCTCCCGGCATTTCAAAATTATTGGTATGAAAATACAGGTCAGAAAGTCAAATTTATTACCACTTATTCTGGGTCAGGACTGATCAGTAGTAGAACTATTTTACGTTTTAAAGCCCAAATAATAATATTAGCCTCAGTTGTGGATGCTTACCAACTCTCGCTAACGAAAATTGTCACTCACAATATTTGGGAAAACCTGCCGGAGGGTGGTAAATTGTGTTATACACCGATAATCTTATATTCAAAAAAAGAACTTGGAGTGTCTGAAATAGCTCTGGAAGATCTGGATTTTGCGGAATTAAACATAATGATCACAGATCCAGTATCTTCTGGTGCCGGTCAGTGGGCTCTGTTGGCGTTGTATGGGTCCCTGCTTAGGTCAGGTGCAACAGAATTAGAAGCCACCACTTACCTTACTGAAGTCTTGGATAATGTAATGATCAGTTCGCTTAATGCGAAAGCGGCCTTTGTAGATTTTGCAAACAGTAATGCTGATTTGCTGCTAACCTATGAAGCTTTTGGCTCAAGTGCTCATTCTGGTGGCCAGCAATCGGCACTATCAGTTTATCCTATTCGAACCATCATGGCTGAACCAGTTGTTGTACCGGTTTCCAGGAATATCTGGGATAAGGAACAGCCGCTGTTAGACTCATTTATTCAATACCTCTGGAGCTGGGAAGCTCAAACCCTGCTTATGGACTATGGATTTAGAGTCCACTATGAAGATTTTCAGAATAATATCCGGCAAATTGATTCTCAAGATATCTTCAGATCCGACAGTTTGGGAGACCCTCAGATATTGCTGGAAAAAATTATTGATCCGTTGAATCATTTGAATCTAAAACAATTCTCCGCTCAATGA